From a region of the Calliphora vicina chromosome 4, idCalVici1.1, whole genome shotgun sequence genome:
- the LOC135958334 gene encoding uncharacterized protein LOC135958334 has product MRSTIFTVTLSLLITWSCEQQQEQQQQVQEQEPLKHHNLSIMLKAIDADMPLSLQHSIAACYSIIREYFVPSTGSFMVSTYVQGLNLKKHLKDFLNNVLLNLTMIKVEIESKSSEVRHLTLNRKYNLIVVDDFESLRLLDPANFTRNYDIQEYYLVYLMHGSRFANLFNVLNQMLAYFWQNSIINVSLMTASKNSVVDVYTYFPFDNYLSCKMPLLKQINYYNGAWSNPISVTIFPLKTTNLQSCPLVVAVWNTPPYFSYSKSADGFYKIDYFEGELLEVLTEKLNFTLNLQEPPNNEQRGKVLSDGTITGAMKMLHDHTADLSLGSFRYTLERSNVLTAALPYYQTYQVYSVLTTTQLYTPLEILVYPFDKVTWICLFLSVQLGFIIAFIVDFFYDKYLLLKIAIGCPRIRTPSMNIIRLFMGQSLIQIPEPHFSRFMIISWHFYGLLLRTAYQSLLFQLLKLNLYHEPPQTLTDLINQRCSLVMTETTYDSVYTVPRIEKGFIDVIKLKNTSEQSSYFYLEYDKQIRCLASVSPKDYVTYHAINEQKRGLFYVLPETIFTQHITMYFSKHSYLIHRINDLFMNMRSMGLIDFWAHKSLDTEYLRNFRDSQFKSLNFGDMEGIFIIYGVLILICIVVFILEIIIYKLKILIFGEQYEFLL; this is encoded by the exons ATGCGTTCAACAATTTTCACCGTGACACTAAGtctgctaataacttggtcttGTGAACAGCAGCAGGAGCAACAACAGCAGGTGCAAGAGCAGGAGCCACTAAAACATCATAATTTATCAATTATGCTAAAAGCCATTGACGCGGATATGCCATTATCTTTGCAACATTCTATTGCCGCTTGTTACAGTATAATACGTGAGTATTTTGTACCAAGTACAGGCAGTTTCATGGTCAGCACATATGTACagggattgaatttaaaaaaacatttaaaggattttttgaataatgttttacttaatttaacCATGATAAAAGTGGAAATTGAAAGTAAAAGTTCTGAAGTACGTCACCTAACATTGAATCGTAAATACAATCTAATTGTAGTGGATGACTTCGAATCCTTGAg ACTATTAGATCCGGCCAATTTTACCAGAAATTATGATATACAGGAATATTATCTGGTGTATTTAATGCATGGCTCAAGATTTGCCAATCTTTTCAACGTTCTCAATCAAATGTTGGCATATTTCTGGCAAAATTCCATTATAAATGTATCACTGATGACAGCTAGCAAAAATTCTGTTGTAGACGTATATACCTACTTTCCCTTTGATAACTATTTAAGCTGTAAGATGCCTTTGTTGAAGCAAATTAATTACTATAATGGCGCCTGGTCAAATCCCATCAGTGTAACTATATTTCCTCTAAAGACTACCAATTTACAAAGCTGTCCTCTAGTCGTGGCCGTATGGAATACCCCACCATATTTCAGCTATTCGAAAAGTGCTGATGGCTTTTATAAAATTGATTATTTTGAGGGAGAATTACTGGAAGTTTTGACAGAAAAACTGAATTTTACTTTGAATTTGCAAGAGCCGCCTAATAATGAGCAGAGAGGAAAGGTTTTATCAGACGGCACTATTACTGGAGCAatgaaaatg ctTCATGATCATACAGCCGACCTTAGTTTGGGTTCATTTCGTTACACCCTGGAACGTTCCAATGTATTAACAGCAGCATTGCCGTACTATCAAACTTATCAGGTTTATAGTGTCCTCACAACAACACAACTTTATACACCCTTGGAAATATTGGTGTATCCCTTCGATAAAGTAACCtggatttgtttatttttaagtgTTCAATTGGGTTTCATCATAGCCTTTATCGTAGATTTCTTTTATGATAAATATCTTCTGCTAAAAATAGCAATAGGATGTCCACGCATAAGAACGCCTTCCATGAATATTATTCGTTTATTTATGGGTCAGTCCTTAATACAAATTCCCGAACCTCATTTTTCACGTTTTATGATTATTTCGTGGCATTTTTATGGCCTTCTACTACGTACTGCTTATCAGTCATTATTATTTCAATTACTCAAACTAAATTTATACCATGAACCTCCTCAAACTCTAACAGATCTTATTAATCAGCGATGTAGTTTAGTTATGACAGAGACTACGTACGATTCAGTTTACACTGTGCCGCGCATAGAAAAGGGTTTTATTGatgtaataaaacttaaaaatacttCTGAACAAAGCTCGTATTTCTATCTTGAGTACGATAAGCAAATACGTTGCTTGGCTTCTGTTTCACCCAAAGATTACGTAACATATCATGCCATTAATGAACAAAAGAGGGgccttttttatgttttacccGAAACTATTTTTACTCAACACATAACaatgtatttttcaaaacacTCCTATTTAATACATCgcattaatgatttatttatgaatatgcgcAGCATGGGTCTTATAGATTTTTGGGCCCACAAAAGTTTGGATACCGAGTATTTGCGTAATTTTCGGGATAGCCAATTTAAATCCTTAAATTTTGGTGACATGGAgggtattttcattatttatggcgttttgattttaatatgtattgttgtatttatcTTAGagattataatttataaactaaaaatattaatatttggtGAACAATATGAATTTCTTCTttaa